In the Catharus ustulatus isolate bCatUst1 chromosome 18, bCatUst1.pri.v2, whole genome shotgun sequence genome, one interval contains:
- the SFI1 gene encoding protein SFI1 homolog isoform X6 — protein sequence MEKFRSSSKTLMMHEIQQPPEHQVHAAGQSVTPQSATHEFQDRGHDKPGQDGYTQSQRRMLKKFQSRYLARKFFYLWAKMTFGKVLPSKARCFYDQKILQRTFGEWKEQWTVCREKLSLRADNHYRHLLLNLIFKAWRAYVCQQQGKRNKYYVAESHAKKQTLLRTWQQWLVYVDVQRTKHGMQSVALAFRERSCLRISWAVWRRQHYQKCSGHKMNVLALQHWAQSLQFRAWLQWRELYLYTQDEKQKDTRAVTHHQHWELRRCVGAWLGYMNLHRVKKRQNELAQEFHRRRVLQRFFSDWQLSWECRRRIHAHQRDLEKQAARIALWRVFAHWKHYVVLCVEEARQCELAEKHHKCHLLELGLKGLRQNVLDTRVQRMRANLSSRQHRVTVLQKYWNRWKSRLEEREEEQEQALTSVAHARYRRVLMRQVFDTWLLKVCKLQEYRMGEKKAVLHFQRQLLRSFWHRWCTRAAAHLEEQEGLVRAGDHYSNQLLLKAFCLWKQKTQERETERLKEAEALRFHCSKCLQQTWNKWREYVGHQREKWRKLVQADLHYRHVLLGKTLAAWKIYQQNIQCILYQVAEKEKQHTRLLLRQVLCTWRENVLALIDESKATTRADEHYRRAILSKVLLQWRDTAWLRACHRHLKVTAVLEARKHLDLVRLQSLFHHWKELMRESLMLRAQHHRAAQHHQQHLLQKYLVKWKNYYQQCLGKKLLQRRGDELMTHRLCSASFYCWKTRLLEQQWEKQMTVQALWHWSLSLQRKVFDAWLRFAKGQQEKKDGIEKVTGVHHTTPLREGVTCALRNTAGIKELQGQLHTQHQMEKQVTFKRPEVSPETRGHSSEEEPWPSKCRHLPLHPAQGGSILHGLTGTELGRSQSCGLLHLSCPK from the exons ATGGAGAAATTCAGGAGCAG TTCAAAAACCCTGATGATGCATGAAATCCAGCAACCACCTGAGCATCAAGTTCATGCAGCTGGACAATCTGTTACTCCCCAGTCTGCAACACATGAATTTCAGGACAGAGGTCATGACAAACCAGGTCAAGATGGGTATACTCAGAGTCAAAgaagaatgttaaaaaaattccaaagcag ATATCTAGCAAGGAAGTTCTTTTATCTGTGGGCAAAAATGACATTTGGAAAAGTTCTCCCTTCCAAAGCCAG ATGTTTTTATGATCAGAAGATTCTTCAAAGAACTTTTGGAGAGTGGAAAGAGCAGTGGACAGTTTGCAGAGAAAAGCTCAGCCTCAGAGCAGACAACCATTACAG gcATTTACTCCTTAATTTGATATTTAAGGCTTGGAGAGCCTATGTATGCCAACAGCAAGGAAAGAGGAACAAGTATTATGTTGCAGAGTCTCATG CCAAGAAGCAAACTCTGCTCAGgacctggcagcagtggctggttTATGTTGATGTTCAAAGGACAAAACATGGGATGCAGTCTGTGGCACTGGCATTCAGGGAAAGAAGCTGTTTGCG CATTTCATGGGCAGTGTGGAGAAGACAACACTACCAGAAATGCTCTGGACATAAAATGAATGTTTTGGCTCTGCAACATTGGGCCCAGAGCCTGCAGTTTCGA GCTTGGTTACAGTGGCGAGAGCTGTATTTATACACCCAGGATGAGAAGCAGAAGGACACCAGGGCAGTAACTCACCATCAACACTGGGAATTGAGGAGATGTGTGGGAGCATGGCTGGGATACATGAACCTCCACAGAGTAAAGAAACGCCAGAATG AGCTGGCCCAGGAGTTTCACCGACGCCGGGTGCTCCAGAGGTTCTTCTCCGATTGGCAGCTGTCATGGGAGTGCAGGAGAAGAATACATGCTCACCAAAGGGACCTGGAAAAACAAGCAGCAAGGATTGCCTTGTGGAGAGTCTTTGCACACTGGAAGCATT ATGTCGTGCTGTGTGTGGAAGAGGCTCGGCAGTGTGAGCTGGCTGAAAAGCACCACAAGTGTCACCTGTTG GAACTTGGCCTTAAGGGTCTTCGGCAGAATGTCCTGGACACTCGTGTTCAGCGAATGAGAGCAAATCTGTCATCCCGTCAGCACCGAGTTACA gTGCTGCAGAAGTACTGGAACCGTTGGAAGTCCCGTTtggaagagagggaggaagaacaGGAGCAGGCCTTAACATCAGTGGCTCATGCCCGTTACAG GAGGGTGTTGATGAGACAGGTATTTGACACGTGGCTGCTGAAGGTCTGCAAGCTGCAAGAATATCGAATGGGAGAGAAGAAG GCTGTCCTCCATttccagaggcagctcctgcgCTCCTTCTGGCACCGCTGGTGTACAAGAGCAGCTGCACAtttggaggagcaggagggcttGGTTCGTGCAGGAGATCACTACAGTAACCAGCTGCTGCTAAAGGCCTTCTGTCTGTGGAAACAAAAGACTcaggagagagaaacaga GAGGCTCAAGGAGGCAGAAGCTTTAAGATTTCACTGTTCAAAGTGTCTGCAGCAGACTTGGAACAAGTGGAGAGAG TATGTGGGACATCAGCGTGAGAAATGGAGGAAGTTGGTGCAAGCAGACCTGCACTATCGACATGTGTTGCTGGGCAAGACCTTGGCAGCTTGGAAG atttaccAACAAAACATACAGTGCATTCTGTATCAAGTAGCTGAGAAGGAGAAACAGCACACTCGACTGCTGCTGCG ACAGGTGCTGTGTACATGGAGAGAAAATGTCCTTGCTCTTATAGATGAATCTAAGGCAACTACTCGAGCAGATGAGCACTACAGAAGAGCAATCCTGTCAAAG gtgctgctgcagtggagaGACACTGCCTGGCTACGAGCATGTCACCGCCATCTGAAGGtgacagctgtgctggaggctaGAAAACATTTGGATTTAG TGCGTTTACAGAGCCTATTTCATCACTGGAAGGAATTAATGAGGGAGTCTCTGATGCTGAGGGCTCagcaccacagggcagcacagcaccaccagcagcacctgctccagAAGTATCtggtgaaatggaaaaattattatcaGCAGTGCCTTGGGAAAAAG ctgctgcagagaagggGAGATGAACTAATGACTCACAGACTTTGCTCTGCTTCCTTCTATTGCTGGAAAACTCGG CTGTTGGAGCAGCAATGGGAAAAGCAGATGACAGTGCAAGCATTGTGGCACTGGTCCCTTTCACTGCAGAGAAAG GTATTTGATGCTTGGCTCAGGTTTGccaagggacagcaggagaagAAAGATGGCATTGAAAAAGTCACAGGAGTTCATCACACAACTCCTTTGAGAGAAGGTGTAACCTGTGCCTTGAGAAACACTGCTGGCATcaaagagctgcagggacagctccataCCCAGCACCAGATGGAG AAGCAAGTGACATTTAAAAGGCCTGAGGTTAGTCCTGAGACAAGAGGACATTCATCAGAGGAAGAGCCATGGCCTTCAAAATGCAGACATCTACCACTTCACCCTGCTCAGGGGGGCTCAATTCTCCATGGCCT GACAGGCACCGAACTGggcaggagccagagctgtggTCTCCTGCATCTTTCATGTCCCAAATGA
- the SFI1 gene encoding protein SFI1 homolog isoform X5, giving the protein MEKFRSSSKTLMMHEIQQPPEHQVHAAGQSVTPQSATHEFQDRGHDKPGQDGYTQSQRRMLKKFQSRYLARKFFYLWAKMTFGKVLPSKARCFYDQKILQRTFGEWKEQWTVCREKLSLRADNHYRHLLLNLIFKAWRAYVCQQQGKRNKYYVAESHAKKQTLLRTWQQWLVYVDVQRTKHGMQSVALAFRERSCLRISWAVWRRQHYQKCSGHKMNVLALQHWAQSLQFRAWLQWRELYLYTQDEKQKDTRAVTHHQHWELRRCVGAWLGYMNLHRVKKRQNELAQEFHRRRVLQRFFSDWQLSWECRRRIHAHQRDLEKQAARIALWRVFAHWKHYVVLCVEEARQCELAEKHHKCHLLELGLKGLRQNVLDTRVQRMRANLSSRQHRVTVLQKYWNRWKSRLEEREEEQEQALTSVAHARYRRVLMRQVFDTWLLKVCKLQEYRMGEKKAVLHFQRQLLRSFWHRWCTRAAAHLEEQEGLVRAGDHYSNQLLLKAFCLWKQKTQERETERLKEAEALRFHCSKCLQQTWNKWREYVGHQREKWRKLVQADLHYRHVLLGKTLAAWKIYQQNIQCILYQVAEKEKQHTRLLLRQVLCTWRENVLALIDESKATTRADEHYRRAILSKVLLQWRDTAWLRACHRHLKVTAVLEARKHLDLVRLQSLFHHWKELMRESLMLRAQHHRAAQHHQQHLLQKYLVKWKNYYQQCLGKKLLQRRGDELMTHRLCSASFYCWKTRLLEQQWEKQMTVQALWHWSLSLQRKVFDAWLRFAKGQQEKKDGIEKVTGVHHTTPLREGVTCALRNTAGIKELQGQLHTQHQMEKQVTFKRPEVSPETRGHSSEEEPWPSKCRHLPLHPAQGGSILHGLSEVPFQLTSVNKCPAQTGNLMLTPHVEERT; this is encoded by the exons ATGGAGAAATTCAGGAGCAG TTCAAAAACCCTGATGATGCATGAAATCCAGCAACCACCTGAGCATCAAGTTCATGCAGCTGGACAATCTGTTACTCCCCAGTCTGCAACACATGAATTTCAGGACAGAGGTCATGACAAACCAGGTCAAGATGGGTATACTCAGAGTCAAAgaagaatgttaaaaaaattccaaagcag ATATCTAGCAAGGAAGTTCTTTTATCTGTGGGCAAAAATGACATTTGGAAAAGTTCTCCCTTCCAAAGCCAG ATGTTTTTATGATCAGAAGATTCTTCAAAGAACTTTTGGAGAGTGGAAAGAGCAGTGGACAGTTTGCAGAGAAAAGCTCAGCCTCAGAGCAGACAACCATTACAG gcATTTACTCCTTAATTTGATATTTAAGGCTTGGAGAGCCTATGTATGCCAACAGCAAGGAAAGAGGAACAAGTATTATGTTGCAGAGTCTCATG CCAAGAAGCAAACTCTGCTCAGgacctggcagcagtggctggttTATGTTGATGTTCAAAGGACAAAACATGGGATGCAGTCTGTGGCACTGGCATTCAGGGAAAGAAGCTGTTTGCG CATTTCATGGGCAGTGTGGAGAAGACAACACTACCAGAAATGCTCTGGACATAAAATGAATGTTTTGGCTCTGCAACATTGGGCCCAGAGCCTGCAGTTTCGA GCTTGGTTACAGTGGCGAGAGCTGTATTTATACACCCAGGATGAGAAGCAGAAGGACACCAGGGCAGTAACTCACCATCAACACTGGGAATTGAGGAGATGTGTGGGAGCATGGCTGGGATACATGAACCTCCACAGAGTAAAGAAACGCCAGAATG AGCTGGCCCAGGAGTTTCACCGACGCCGGGTGCTCCAGAGGTTCTTCTCCGATTGGCAGCTGTCATGGGAGTGCAGGAGAAGAATACATGCTCACCAAAGGGACCTGGAAAAACAAGCAGCAAGGATTGCCTTGTGGAGAGTCTTTGCACACTGGAAGCATT ATGTCGTGCTGTGTGTGGAAGAGGCTCGGCAGTGTGAGCTGGCTGAAAAGCACCACAAGTGTCACCTGTTG GAACTTGGCCTTAAGGGTCTTCGGCAGAATGTCCTGGACACTCGTGTTCAGCGAATGAGAGCAAATCTGTCATCCCGTCAGCACCGAGTTACA gTGCTGCAGAAGTACTGGAACCGTTGGAAGTCCCGTTtggaagagagggaggaagaacaGGAGCAGGCCTTAACATCAGTGGCTCATGCCCGTTACAG GAGGGTGTTGATGAGACAGGTATTTGACACGTGGCTGCTGAAGGTCTGCAAGCTGCAAGAATATCGAATGGGAGAGAAGAAG GCTGTCCTCCATttccagaggcagctcctgcgCTCCTTCTGGCACCGCTGGTGTACAAGAGCAGCTGCACAtttggaggagcaggagggcttGGTTCGTGCAGGAGATCACTACAGTAACCAGCTGCTGCTAAAGGCCTTCTGTCTGTGGAAACAAAAGACTcaggagagagaaacaga GAGGCTCAAGGAGGCAGAAGCTTTAAGATTTCACTGTTCAAAGTGTCTGCAGCAGACTTGGAACAAGTGGAGAGAG TATGTGGGACATCAGCGTGAGAAATGGAGGAAGTTGGTGCAAGCAGACCTGCACTATCGACATGTGTTGCTGGGCAAGACCTTGGCAGCTTGGAAG atttaccAACAAAACATACAGTGCATTCTGTATCAAGTAGCTGAGAAGGAGAAACAGCACACTCGACTGCTGCTGCG ACAGGTGCTGTGTACATGGAGAGAAAATGTCCTTGCTCTTATAGATGAATCTAAGGCAACTACTCGAGCAGATGAGCACTACAGAAGAGCAATCCTGTCAAAG gtgctgctgcagtggagaGACACTGCCTGGCTACGAGCATGTCACCGCCATCTGAAGGtgacagctgtgctggaggctaGAAAACATTTGGATTTAG TGCGTTTACAGAGCCTATTTCATCACTGGAAGGAATTAATGAGGGAGTCTCTGATGCTGAGGGCTCagcaccacagggcagcacagcaccaccagcagcacctgctccagAAGTATCtggtgaaatggaaaaattattatcaGCAGTGCCTTGGGAAAAAG ctgctgcagagaagggGAGATGAACTAATGACTCACAGACTTTGCTCTGCTTCCTTCTATTGCTGGAAAACTCGG CTGTTGGAGCAGCAATGGGAAAAGCAGATGACAGTGCAAGCATTGTGGCACTGGTCCCTTTCACTGCAGAGAAAG GTATTTGATGCTTGGCTCAGGTTTGccaagggacagcaggagaagAAAGATGGCATTGAAAAAGTCACAGGAGTTCATCACACAACTCCTTTGAGAGAAGGTGTAACCTGTGCCTTGAGAAACACTGCTGGCATcaaagagctgcagggacagctccataCCCAGCACCAGATGGAG AAGCAAGTGACATTTAAAAGGCCTGAGGTTAGTCCTGAGACAAGAGGACATTCATCAGAGGAAGAGCCATGGCCTTCAAAATGCAGACATCTACCACTTCACCCTGCTCAGGGGGGCTCAATTCTCCATGGCCT GTCAGAGGTGCCCTTTCAGCTAACATCTGTGAATAAATGTCCTGCACAGACTGGGAACTTAATGCTGACACCTCATGTGGAAGAAAGGACCT GA